The following proteins come from a genomic window of Megalobrama amblycephala isolate DHTTF-2021 linkage group LG1, ASM1881202v1, whole genome shotgun sequence:
- the asb16 gene encoding ankyrin repeat and SOCS box protein 16 isoform X1, whose product MSRDTFAFTSASLRSLRLEQELQDWEDARRALAHRRAMTRRPLPAAPRLRHGNERIQTVRAPPPQIRCRDPAIHNTFTCGDMKRVYAVLKEPGMVNALMETAHEEMVWAPEMGMWTLSSKIKQTSPLRLAAGRGHSGCVEELLFRGAEVDADPGGRTALHDACSGGHHVCVRLLLDHGADPDLLAVDGNAPLHLCNAAETYQCAEHLVTSGALVNVAQRDSCLTPLHVACRRGLEDHVELFLSYGGDVTAQTQEGETPLNAACAGAERPADAGRFLRIVQKLLAAGADAQTAGRKKHTALHNACGNCCPRIVKLLLEHGARADIANCAGYTPMDCLLQVVEDYPDQQPEVVAQSLLNYGAQPPSPRMLKLCLLPPATLEVMLNCYAVIPACEEWLEDTPEELLKEHQSFFDAVRRMSGQPRSLQHLCRCALRRHLGSLCHFAVVQLNIPSTLKDYLLLHNDGQLC is encoded by the exons ATGTCCCGGGACACGTTTGCTTTCACTTCTGCCTCTCTACGCTCCTTAAGACTGGAGCAGGAGCTTCAGGACTGGGAGGATGCCAGGCGGGCCCTGGCACACAGGAGGGCTATGACAAGGCGTCCACTCCCTGCCGCTCCCAGACTTCGACACGGAAATGAGAGGATCCAGACGGTCCGTGCTCCCCCACCCCAAATACGGTGTCGAGACCCAGCCATCCACAATACCTTCACGTGTGGAGATATGAAGAGAGTGTATGCCGTCCTCAAAGAGCCAGGCATGGTGAATGCACTGATGGAGACTGCACATGAGGAGATGGTGTGGGCTCCGGAGATGG GAATGTGGACTCTCAGCTCAAAAATAAAGCAGACTTCTCCACTGCGTCTGGCTGCCGGCAGGGGGCACTCTGGCTGTGTCGAGGAGCTGCTGTTTAGGGGAGCAGAGGTGGATGCAGACCCAGGTGGTCGTACAGCTTTACACGATGCCTGTTCAGGAGGCCATCATGTCTGTGTGCGCCTGCTCTTGGACCACGGGGCTGACCCAGACCTGCTCGCTGTCGATGGCAATGCCCCGCTGCACCTCTGCAATGCAGCGGAAACATATCA GTGTGCTGAGCACTTGGTGACCAGTGGTGCATTGGTGAACGTGGCCCAGCGTGACTCATGCCTCACCCCCCTTCACGTGGCCTGCAGGAGAGGTCTGGAGGACCACGTGgagctcttcctgtcctatgGAGGGGACGTGACGGCTCAGACCCAAGAGGGTGAGACACCGTTGAATGCAGCCTGTGCTGGGGCGGAGAGGCCCGCAGATGCAGGACGGTTTCTGCGTATTGTCCAGAAGCTGCTAGCAGCCGGGGCCGACGCGCAGACTGCTGGGAGGAAAAAGCATACGGCCCTGCATAATGCCTGCGGAAACTGTTGTCCCCGCATTGTTAAACTGCTGCTGGAACATGGGGCTCGCGCGGACATAGCTAATTGTGCCGGATACACACCCATGGACTGCCTGCTGCAG GTAGTAGAGGATTACCCAGACCAGCAGCCAGAGGTTGTGGCCCAGTCTCTTCTTAACTATGGAGCGCAGCCACCCTCCCCTAGA ATGCTGAAACTCTGCCTCCTCCCTCCTGCCACTTTGGAGGTAATGCTGAATTGCTATGCGGTCATCCCAGCATGTGAGGAGTGGTTAGAGGACACACCAGAGGAACTACTGAAG GAGCATCAGTCTTTCTTCGATGCGGTCAGACGGATGAGCGGTCAGCCTCGCTCTCTTCAGCATCTCTGCCGATGTGCGCTCCGTCGCCACCTGGGGTCACTGTGTCACTTCGCAGTAGTCCAGCTCAACATCCCCAGCACTTTAAAAGATTATCTACTGCTGCATAACGACGGACAGCTCTGTTGA
- the si:busm1-163l24.3 gene encoding uncharacterized protein si:busm1-163l24.3 isoform X2 gives MAEEGRAVCVYGLPANVDHERLRDKLLIHFLRERNGGGEVTSVTIIGRTPQRALITFEESRVAQSVLRHHPHILQLDGIKYELSLSLPCQEPLSLNKVILDMTVTIDCSQLPRGADSLNVLLSEFPGLRMQRGSSQHMCTLQGNYSDFQGAFPHMQMLFYHHLSRAEYPNYSGKSSQGPEKREDLASVKKWASFASHSPGLNAGDLSSGSTVGFRQEHYRLQDNNEALTERSTLTKKSKMEEGAECRIDEADLEDLSIIMEADVFAYLQSIKEYKHILRHHGVQVVHVTSEGVTTIYLQSDVPSGSEVKQNMRQAHKELRQLYQKQEGCLRKDQVQKSALYMPDGLSVALKNVQLVLPNVLFSYDQDNIYIVGEKSEVSQAKQMLLLGVERSMMASLTEMPPSSSSSASASPESLEKEQQVKRKSEVHTPVPPKLFGSSTERKGEAGSTMGKEYKLAARFKSSGLGLGREEIGGDLRSLTAKMDMLMLDLNSKSAPPTKSSLGTAGILRNELTGEGTETFRMTSPSCTGEDVLFKKQEPLSMNTFGGTTFSTSKAKPTTPAGHTSTFTTGVNASVNSASNTEVKTAAPSSSVPTSKSSLRRSNSFSGRPYLRDQVQNNQITVEPMIKAHAHQRARSNSISSGRTSKDCPITTVEAELTVSSLMWAYMKEAYCNHMDSIKSDLQMSEKQASKGEMSVTLKGTDSSKVDESHRQLQNLVAVVASDFCSQEVRLAELGVVEQDKLFETCCLNVRSRFPKVMLHTTKSSIFFFGPKSLCSQVSDLFKDVFVGQKSHSLSQMKTFQEGVHQGATKASLSIQSTKADHSNSDQSVKVFSFQDTSQGVQSNSSRKSRGKSTKQNSATLEKLESPNSMTDELSKPNSLSQLANARENTTGPKIDGPASLPLEAHKKQDNAMTLKQTNLLSHTSSEQCVCGAISTNVKRTTCGVILCCDCLPLHSYCRVCGKEGVYSQKKVLGDPVQSYGSKDIRQEYQAQEQHSEQEDSSEHKGIQGTITFAEMTLGLLGYTKYTTAKITYCIPDGIQGDKDPCPGSPFKGGIFEAYLPLDPKGRSLLPYLKKAFHQGLTFTISSSKNACGGDAKVNWGKIPHKTRMEGGKSGNGYPDSTYLTLLSDALVAHGIKEAAAISQDQAKS, from the exons ATGGCAGAGGAAGGCCGTGCGGTGTGCGTTTACGGTTTGCCAGCAAACGTGGATCACGAACGTCTACGGGACAAACTACTGATCCACTTCCTACGCGAGAGGAACGGAGGAGGAGAGGTCACATCAGTCACCATCATCGGTCGGACACCTCAGCGTGCCCTCATCACATTTGAGGAGAGTAGAG TGGCCCAGAGTGTACTTCGTCATCACCCTCACATTTTACAGCTGGACGGCATAAAATATGAACTCTCCCTGAGTCTCCCATGCCAGGAGCCCCTAAGTCTGAATAAG GTGATTCTCGATATGACTGTGACAATAGATTGCAGTCAGCTTCCTCGGGGTGCAGACTCCCTGAATGTACTGCTTAGTGAGTTTCCAGGTCTACGTATGCAACGTGGCTCATCACAGCATATGTGCACCTTGCAAGGCAACTATTCAGATTTTCAAGGCGCTTTTCCACATATGCAGATGTTATTTTATCATCACCTTTCAAGAGCTGAATATCCTAATTATAGTGGGAAAAGCagtcaaggtccagagaagagGGAAGACCTTGCAAGTGTAAAGAAATGGGCCAGCTTTGCATCCCATTCACCAGGCCTTAATGCAGGAGACCTCAGCTCCGGATCCACAGTGGGTTTTAGACAAGAGCACTACAGACTGCAAGATAACAATGAAGCTCTCACTGAACGCAGTACCCTGACTAAGAAAAGCAAAATGGAGGAGGGAGCAGAGTGCAGGATAGATGAGGCTGATTTGGAAGATCTTTCGATTATCATGGAAGCTGATGTGTTTGCATACCTGCAGAGCATTAAAGAGTACAAGCATATACTGCGTCATCATGGAGTGCAAGTGGTTCATGTTACATCCGAGGGAGTCACCACCATTTACCTGCAATCAGATGTCCCATCTGGGTCAGAGGTTAAACAGAATATGCGGCAAGCCCATAAGGAGCTGAGGCAGCTTTATCAAAAGCAAGAGGGTTGTCTGAGGAAAGACCAGGTTCAAAAGAGTGCCCTTTACATGCCAGACGGACTGTCTGTAGCGCTAAAAAACGTGCAGTTAGTATTGCCTAATGTTCTGTTTAGCTATGACCAGGACAACATTTATATAGTTGGAGAAAAAAGTGAGGTATCGCAGGCCAAACAAATGCTACTGCTTGGGGTGGAGAGAAGCATGATGGCGAGCTTGACAGAAATGCCACCATCCTCTTCCAGTTCTGCTTCAGCATCCCCTGAATCCTTAGAGAAAGAGCAACAGGTTAAGAGAAAAAGTGAAGTACATACTCCAGTGCCCCCTAAACTGTTCGGCTCTAGCACTGAACGAAAAGGGGAGGCTGGGAGCACAATGGGAAAAGAATACAAACTGGCAGCTCGATTTAAGAGTTCTGGGCTAGGACTTGGTAGGGAGGAGATTGGTGGAGACTTAAGGAGTCTCACTGCTAAAATGGACATGTTAATGTTAGACCTGAACTCTAAGTCAGCACCACCCACTAAGTCTTCACTTGGCACCGCAGGCATACTCCGTAATGAACTGACAGGGGAAGGAACTGAAACATTCAGGATGACAAGTCCAAGTTGTACAGGAGAGGATGTCCTGTTTAAAAAGCAAGAGCCGCTATCTATGAATACATTTGGTGGAACTACCTTCAGCACATCCAAGGCCAAACCAACTACTCCTGCTGGACACACTTCAACATTTACCACAGGAGTCAATGCTTCAGTGAATTCAGCCAGTAATACCGAAGTGAAGACAGCTGCTCCCTCCTCATCAGTACCCACTTCCAAATCCTCTTTAAGGAGGTCCAATAGTTTCTCTGGTCGACCGTACCTAAGAGATCAAGTGCAAAATAACCAGATTACCGTTGAGCCAATGATTAAAGCACATGCTCATCAAAGAGCAAGATCCAATAGCATCAGTAGTGGAAGAACTAGTAAAGATTGTCCGATTACTACAGTGGAAGCAGAACTTACTGTGTCTTCTCTTATGTGGGCCTATATGAAAGAGGCCTACTGCAACCATATGGACAGCATAAAATCTGACTTGCAAATGTCTGAGAAACAAGCAAGCAAAGGTGAGATGAGCGTGACACTGAAGGGCACAGATTCATCGAAGGTTGATGAAAGTCATCGGCAGCTTCAGAATCTAGTGGCTGTGGTGGCCAGTGACTTTTGCTCTCAGGAGGTACGTTTGGCAGAGCTTGGTGTGGTTGAACAAGATAAACTGTTTGAAACCTGCTGCTTGAATGTACGGTCACGTTTTCCCAAGGTTATGTTGCACACCACAAAGagcagcattttcttttttggccCAAAATCGCTTTGCTCTCAAGTCAGTGATCTATTTAAGGATGTATTTGTTGGGCAAAAGTCTCATTCCTTATCACAAATGAAGACCTTCCAGGAGGGTGTACATCAAGGAGCAACCAAGGCATCTTTGAGCATACAATCAACAAAAGCTGATCACTCTAACTCTGATCAAAGTGTAAAGGTGTTTTCTTTTCAGGATACAAGTCAAGGGGTTCAGTCTAACAGCAGTCGCAAGAGCAGAGGTAAATCGACCAAACAGAACTCTGCTACGTTGGAAAAGTTGGAGAGCCCTAATTCTATGACGGATGAATTAAGCAAGCCAAACTCACTAAGCCAATTAGCTAATGCCAGAGAAAACACAACAGGACCAAAAATTGATGGGCCAGCTTCTTTACCACTTGAGGCACACAAAAAACAAGATAATGCAATGACTTTGAAACAGACCAACCTGCTGTCCCATACCTCTTCAGAGCAATGTGTGTGCGGAGCAATTAGTACAAATGTGAAACGGACCACCTGTGGTGTCATCCTTTGCTGTGACTGCCTACCACTTCATTCATACTGCCGAGTGTGTGGAAAAGAGGGAGTGTACTCTCAGAAGAAGGTGCTGGGGGATCCAGTGCAAAGTTATGGCTCAAAGGATATACGGCAGGAATATCAGGCTCAAGAGCAGCATTCAGAACAAGAGGACAGCAGTGAACACAAGGGCATCCAAGGAACGATAACATTTGCGGAGATGACTTTAGGTCTTTTAGGCTATACAAAATACACAACGGCCAAGATCACGTACTGCATACCTGATGGCATACAAGGG GATAAGGATCCCTGTCCGGGGTCACCATTCAAAGGTGGTATATTTGAGGCTTATCTGCCTCTCGACCCAAAGGGACGGAGTTTATTGCCCTACCTGAAAAAGGCATTTCATCAAGGGCTAACATTTACAATTAGTTCAAGCAAGAATGCCTGTGGTGGAGATGCAAAAGTGAACTGGGGCAAGATCCCCCACAAGACCAGGATGGAGGGAGGGAAGAGTGG cAATGGATATCCAGACTCTACATACCTTACTCTCTTGTCTGATGCACTGGTGGCTCATGGGATTAAAGAAGCAGCTGCAATCAGCCAAGATCAAGCCAAATCCTGA
- the asb16 gene encoding ankyrin repeat and SOCS box protein 16 isoform X2, protein MTRRPLPAAPRLRHGNERIQTVRAPPPQIRCRDPAIHNTFTCGDMKRVYAVLKEPGMVNALMETAHEEMVWAPEMGMWTLSSKIKQTSPLRLAAGRGHSGCVEELLFRGAEVDADPGGRTALHDACSGGHHVCVRLLLDHGADPDLLAVDGNAPLHLCNAAETYQCAEHLVTSGALVNVAQRDSCLTPLHVACRRGLEDHVELFLSYGGDVTAQTQEGETPLNAACAGAERPADAGRFLRIVQKLLAAGADAQTAGRKKHTALHNACGNCCPRIVKLLLEHGARADIANCAGYTPMDCLLQVVEDYPDQQPEVVAQSLLNYGAQPPSPRMLKLCLLPPATLEVMLNCYAVIPACEEWLEDTPEELLKEHQSFFDAVRRMSGQPRSLQHLCRCALRRHLGSLCHFAVVQLNIPSTLKDYLLLHNDGQLC, encoded by the exons ATGACAAGGCGTCCACTCCCTGCCGCTCCCAGACTTCGACACGGAAATGAGAGGATCCAGACGGTCCGTGCTCCCCCACCCCAAATACGGTGTCGAGACCCAGCCATCCACAATACCTTCACGTGTGGAGATATGAAGAGAGTGTATGCCGTCCTCAAAGAGCCAGGCATGGTGAATGCACTGATGGAGACTGCACATGAGGAGATGGTGTGGGCTCCGGAGATGG GAATGTGGACTCTCAGCTCAAAAATAAAGCAGACTTCTCCACTGCGTCTGGCTGCCGGCAGGGGGCACTCTGGCTGTGTCGAGGAGCTGCTGTTTAGGGGAGCAGAGGTGGATGCAGACCCAGGTGGTCGTACAGCTTTACACGATGCCTGTTCAGGAGGCCATCATGTCTGTGTGCGCCTGCTCTTGGACCACGGGGCTGACCCAGACCTGCTCGCTGTCGATGGCAATGCCCCGCTGCACCTCTGCAATGCAGCGGAAACATATCA GTGTGCTGAGCACTTGGTGACCAGTGGTGCATTGGTGAACGTGGCCCAGCGTGACTCATGCCTCACCCCCCTTCACGTGGCCTGCAGGAGAGGTCTGGAGGACCACGTGgagctcttcctgtcctatgGAGGGGACGTGACGGCTCAGACCCAAGAGGGTGAGACACCGTTGAATGCAGCCTGTGCTGGGGCGGAGAGGCCCGCAGATGCAGGACGGTTTCTGCGTATTGTCCAGAAGCTGCTAGCAGCCGGGGCCGACGCGCAGACTGCTGGGAGGAAAAAGCATACGGCCCTGCATAATGCCTGCGGAAACTGTTGTCCCCGCATTGTTAAACTGCTGCTGGAACATGGGGCTCGCGCGGACATAGCTAATTGTGCCGGATACACACCCATGGACTGCCTGCTGCAG GTAGTAGAGGATTACCCAGACCAGCAGCCAGAGGTTGTGGCCCAGTCTCTTCTTAACTATGGAGCGCAGCCACCCTCCCCTAGA ATGCTGAAACTCTGCCTCCTCCCTCCTGCCACTTTGGAGGTAATGCTGAATTGCTATGCGGTCATCCCAGCATGTGAGGAGTGGTTAGAGGACACACCAGAGGAACTACTGAAG GAGCATCAGTCTTTCTTCGATGCGGTCAGACGGATGAGCGGTCAGCCTCGCTCTCTTCAGCATCTCTGCCGATGTGCGCTCCGTCGCCACCTGGGGTCACTGTGTCACTTCGCAGTAGTCCAGCTCAACATCCCCAGCACTTTAAAAGATTATCTACTGCTGCATAACGACGGACAGCTCTGTTGA
- the si:busm1-163l24.3 gene encoding uncharacterized protein si:busm1-163l24.3 isoform X1, which yields MAEEGRAVCVYGLPANVDHERLRDKLLIHFLRERNGGGEVTSVTIIGRTPQRALITFEESRVAQSVLRHHPHILQLDGIKYELSLSLPCQEPLSLNKVILDMTVTIDCSQLPRGADSLNVLLSEFPGLRMQRGSSQHMCTLQGNYSDFQGAFPHMQMLFYHHLSRAEYPNYSGKSSQGPEKREDLASVKKWASFASHSPGLNAGDLSSGSTVGFRQEHYRLQDNNEALTERSTLTKKSKMEEGAECRIDEADLEDLSIIMEADVFAYLQSIKEYKHILRHHGVQVVHVTSEGVTTIYLQSDVPSGSEVKQNMRQAHKELRQLYQKQEGCLRKDQVQKSALYMPDGLSVALKNVQLVLPNVLFSYDQDNIYIVGEKSEVSQAKQMLLLGVERSMMASLTEMPPSSSSSASASPESLEKEQQVKRKSEVHTPVPPKLFGSSTERKGEAGSTMGKEYKLAARFKSSGLGLGREEIGGDLRSLTAKMDMLMLDLNSKSAPPTKSSLGTAGILRNELTGEGTETFRMTSPSCTGEDVLFKKQEPLSMNTFGGTTFSTSKAKPTTPAGHTSTFTTGVNASVNSASNTEVKTAAPSSSVPTSKSSLRRSNSFSGRPYLRDQVQNNQITVEPMIKAHAHQRARSNSISSGRTSKDCPITTVEAELTVSSLMWAYMKEAYCNHMDSIKSDLQMSEKQASKGEMSVTLKGTDSSKVDESHRQLQNLVAVVASDFCSQEVRLAELGVVEQDKLFETCCLNVRSRFPKVMLHTTKSSIFFFGPKSLCSQVSDLFKDVFVGQKSHSLSQMKTFQEGVHQGATKASLSIQSTKADHSNSDQSVKVFSFQDTSQGVQSNSSRKSRGKSTKQNSATLEKLESPNSMTDELSKPNSLSQLANARENTTGPKIDGPASLPLEAHKKQDNAMTLKQTNLLSHTSSEQCVCGAISTNVKRTTCGVILCCDCLPLHSYCRVCGKEGVYSQKKVLGDPVQSYGSKDIRQEYQAQEQHSEQEDSSEHKGIQGTITFAEMTLGLLGYTKYTTAKITYCIPDGIQGDKDPCPGSPFKGGIFEAYLPLDPKGRSLLPYLKKAFHQGLTFTISSSKNACGGDAKVNWGKIPHKTRMEGGKSGEHLFSNYFIFDTAMDIQTLHTLLSCLMHWWLMGLKKQLQSAKIKPNPDLENNTNQKTANNY from the exons ATGGCAGAGGAAGGCCGTGCGGTGTGCGTTTACGGTTTGCCAGCAAACGTGGATCACGAACGTCTACGGGACAAACTACTGATCCACTTCCTACGCGAGAGGAACGGAGGAGGAGAGGTCACATCAGTCACCATCATCGGTCGGACACCTCAGCGTGCCCTCATCACATTTGAGGAGAGTAGAG TGGCCCAGAGTGTACTTCGTCATCACCCTCACATTTTACAGCTGGACGGCATAAAATATGAACTCTCCCTGAGTCTCCCATGCCAGGAGCCCCTAAGTCTGAATAAG GTGATTCTCGATATGACTGTGACAATAGATTGCAGTCAGCTTCCTCGGGGTGCAGACTCCCTGAATGTACTGCTTAGTGAGTTTCCAGGTCTACGTATGCAACGTGGCTCATCACAGCATATGTGCACCTTGCAAGGCAACTATTCAGATTTTCAAGGCGCTTTTCCACATATGCAGATGTTATTTTATCATCACCTTTCAAGAGCTGAATATCCTAATTATAGTGGGAAAAGCagtcaaggtccagagaagagGGAAGACCTTGCAAGTGTAAAGAAATGGGCCAGCTTTGCATCCCATTCACCAGGCCTTAATGCAGGAGACCTCAGCTCCGGATCCACAGTGGGTTTTAGACAAGAGCACTACAGACTGCAAGATAACAATGAAGCTCTCACTGAACGCAGTACCCTGACTAAGAAAAGCAAAATGGAGGAGGGAGCAGAGTGCAGGATAGATGAGGCTGATTTGGAAGATCTTTCGATTATCATGGAAGCTGATGTGTTTGCATACCTGCAGAGCATTAAAGAGTACAAGCATATACTGCGTCATCATGGAGTGCAAGTGGTTCATGTTACATCCGAGGGAGTCACCACCATTTACCTGCAATCAGATGTCCCATCTGGGTCAGAGGTTAAACAGAATATGCGGCAAGCCCATAAGGAGCTGAGGCAGCTTTATCAAAAGCAAGAGGGTTGTCTGAGGAAAGACCAGGTTCAAAAGAGTGCCCTTTACATGCCAGACGGACTGTCTGTAGCGCTAAAAAACGTGCAGTTAGTATTGCCTAATGTTCTGTTTAGCTATGACCAGGACAACATTTATATAGTTGGAGAAAAAAGTGAGGTATCGCAGGCCAAACAAATGCTACTGCTTGGGGTGGAGAGAAGCATGATGGCGAGCTTGACAGAAATGCCACCATCCTCTTCCAGTTCTGCTTCAGCATCCCCTGAATCCTTAGAGAAAGAGCAACAGGTTAAGAGAAAAAGTGAAGTACATACTCCAGTGCCCCCTAAACTGTTCGGCTCTAGCACTGAACGAAAAGGGGAGGCTGGGAGCACAATGGGAAAAGAATACAAACTGGCAGCTCGATTTAAGAGTTCTGGGCTAGGACTTGGTAGGGAGGAGATTGGTGGAGACTTAAGGAGTCTCACTGCTAAAATGGACATGTTAATGTTAGACCTGAACTCTAAGTCAGCACCACCCACTAAGTCTTCACTTGGCACCGCAGGCATACTCCGTAATGAACTGACAGGGGAAGGAACTGAAACATTCAGGATGACAAGTCCAAGTTGTACAGGAGAGGATGTCCTGTTTAAAAAGCAAGAGCCGCTATCTATGAATACATTTGGTGGAACTACCTTCAGCACATCCAAGGCCAAACCAACTACTCCTGCTGGACACACTTCAACATTTACCACAGGAGTCAATGCTTCAGTGAATTCAGCCAGTAATACCGAAGTGAAGACAGCTGCTCCCTCCTCATCAGTACCCACTTCCAAATCCTCTTTAAGGAGGTCCAATAGTTTCTCTGGTCGACCGTACCTAAGAGATCAAGTGCAAAATAACCAGATTACCGTTGAGCCAATGATTAAAGCACATGCTCATCAAAGAGCAAGATCCAATAGCATCAGTAGTGGAAGAACTAGTAAAGATTGTCCGATTACTACAGTGGAAGCAGAACTTACTGTGTCTTCTCTTATGTGGGCCTATATGAAAGAGGCCTACTGCAACCATATGGACAGCATAAAATCTGACTTGCAAATGTCTGAGAAACAAGCAAGCAAAGGTGAGATGAGCGTGACACTGAAGGGCACAGATTCATCGAAGGTTGATGAAAGTCATCGGCAGCTTCAGAATCTAGTGGCTGTGGTGGCCAGTGACTTTTGCTCTCAGGAGGTACGTTTGGCAGAGCTTGGTGTGGTTGAACAAGATAAACTGTTTGAAACCTGCTGCTTGAATGTACGGTCACGTTTTCCCAAGGTTATGTTGCACACCACAAAGagcagcattttcttttttggccCAAAATCGCTTTGCTCTCAAGTCAGTGATCTATTTAAGGATGTATTTGTTGGGCAAAAGTCTCATTCCTTATCACAAATGAAGACCTTCCAGGAGGGTGTACATCAAGGAGCAACCAAGGCATCTTTGAGCATACAATCAACAAAAGCTGATCACTCTAACTCTGATCAAAGTGTAAAGGTGTTTTCTTTTCAGGATACAAGTCAAGGGGTTCAGTCTAACAGCAGTCGCAAGAGCAGAGGTAAATCGACCAAACAGAACTCTGCTACGTTGGAAAAGTTGGAGAGCCCTAATTCTATGACGGATGAATTAAGCAAGCCAAACTCACTAAGCCAATTAGCTAATGCCAGAGAAAACACAACAGGACCAAAAATTGATGGGCCAGCTTCTTTACCACTTGAGGCACACAAAAAACAAGATAATGCAATGACTTTGAAACAGACCAACCTGCTGTCCCATACCTCTTCAGAGCAATGTGTGTGCGGAGCAATTAGTACAAATGTGAAACGGACCACCTGTGGTGTCATCCTTTGCTGTGACTGCCTACCACTTCATTCATACTGCCGAGTGTGTGGAAAAGAGGGAGTGTACTCTCAGAAGAAGGTGCTGGGGGATCCAGTGCAAAGTTATGGCTCAAAGGATATACGGCAGGAATATCAGGCTCAAGAGCAGCATTCAGAACAAGAGGACAGCAGTGAACACAAGGGCATCCAAGGAACGATAACATTTGCGGAGATGACTTTAGGTCTTTTAGGCTATACAAAATACACAACGGCCAAGATCACGTACTGCATACCTGATGGCATACAAGGG GATAAGGATCCCTGTCCGGGGTCACCATTCAAAGGTGGTATATTTGAGGCTTATCTGCCTCTCGACCCAAAGGGACGGAGTTTATTGCCCTACCTGAAAAAGGCATTTCATCAAGGGCTAACATTTACAATTAGTTCAAGCAAGAATGCCTGTGGTGGAGATGCAAAAGTGAACTGGGGCAAGATCCCCCACAAGACCAGGATGGAGGGAGGGAAGAGTGG AGAGCACTTATTCTCTAATTACTTCATCTTTGACACAG cAATGGATATCCAGACTCTACATACCTTACTCTCTTGTCTGATGCACTGGTGGCTCATGGGATTAAAGAAGCAGCTGCAATCAGCCAAGATCAAGCCAAATCCTGACCTTGAGAATAACACAAATCAGAAGACCGCAAATAATTACTAA